The Elusimicrobiota bacterium genome includes the window ACATGCTGTTTTGTGGATGGAAAAAAATAAAACAGGGAGAAGTGATATAGTTGTAGACCTTGGTGTTGCTACTCCTTTGAAGAGTGTAACAGATATGGAAAACAGTATCAAAATGCTCGTAAAGTATAATTTAATGAATGTATTCAGTGTTGCTCCTTGTGACAGGAATCCCTATTACAACATGGTAGAAGAAATAAACGGCCGGATAAGTATAGTTAAAAAAACTAAATCCAATCTTAAGGACAGGCGTGACGCTCCTAAAGTGTTTAATGCGAATGATGGAATACTTGTTTGGAAAAGAGATGTTCTGTTCTCAAAAGAGCTTTTTTTCAATAAACGGTCAAAAATGTACATAATGCCAAGAGAAAGAAGCG containing:
- a CDS encoding acylneuraminate cytidylyltransferase family protein, with the translated sequence MYKGQKILATICARGGSKGVKNKNIRKLNGKPLICYTLDLVKKSKLIDDYVISTDSEDIMKVVKKYGFKIYFKRPAPLAGDKVHRTDAIKHAVLWMEKNKTGRSDIVVDLGVATPLKSVTDMENSIKMLVKYNLMNVFSVAPCDRNPYYNMVEEINGRISIVKKTKSNLKDRRDAPKVFNANDGILVWKRDVLFSKELFFNKRSKMYIMPRERSVDIDEESDFIYAEYLLKSGFIKKL